One region of Parerythrobacter jejuensis genomic DNA includes:
- a CDS encoding enoyl-CoA hydratase, with product MTVKFDVNRLFAAAFAVALSAVAMATAIVPGSPVLVA from the coding sequence ATGACCGTCAAATTCGATGTAAACCGCCTCTTCGCCGCCGCTTTCGCAGTTGCCCTTTCGGCAGTCGCCATGGCCACCGCAATCGTCCCCGGCAGCCCTGTTCTCGTCGCCTGA
- a CDS encoding class I SAM-dependent methyltransferase translates to MREWAKRALPSQASLIDIGCGTGEPIARALVEAGFDLYGIDPSQAMLTRFRAALPETPVACETVQESAFFGRSFDAAVAIGVIFLLPGSEQVIAFERMAQAVGPGGHVLFSAPNEVHQWQDVLTGEQSRSLGKGAYRALLDACSMDLVASFEDSGGNAYHHAVKRGA, encoded by the coding sequence GTGCGGGAGTGGGCGAAGCGAGCCCTCCCTTCGCAAGCATCCCTGATAGATATCGGTTGTGGCACGGGAGAGCCAATTGCCCGAGCGCTCGTCGAAGCGGGTTTCGATCTGTATGGAATCGATCCTTCGCAAGCCATGCTGACCCGGTTTCGCGCGGCCCTTCCGGAAACCCCCGTAGCTTGCGAGACGGTGCAAGAGAGCGCGTTCTTTGGCCGCAGCTTCGATGCCGCCGTCGCAATCGGGGTGATCTTCCTGCTGCCGGGATCAGAGCAAGTCATCGCCTTCGAGCGCATGGCGCAGGCCGTGGGGCCCGGCGGGCATGTCTTGTTCAGTGCTCCGAATGAAGTGCATCAGTGGCAGGACGTTCTGACTGGCGAGCAATCGCGCTCGCTTGGCAAGGGAGCCTATCGCGCGCTGCTCGATGCGTGCAGCATGGATCTGGTCGCGTCGTTCGAGGACAGTGGCGGCAATGCCTATCACCACGCCGTAAAGCGCGGCGCCTAG
- a CDS encoding ABC transporter ATP-binding protein, whose product MTDTPNTPTQASGSDPLAISARNLTLTLGQEKHPVEILKGIDLDVASGEVLALLGPSGSGKSSLMAVLSGLERATSGTLNVAGADFVGMDEDELAQARRGRIGIVLQAFHLLPTMTATENVATPMELAGATGVRDRARTELEAVGLGHRLDHYPTQLSGGEQQRVAIARATAPRPELIFADEPTGNLDAATGAEIIDMLFKRRGETGATLIIITHDPSLAERCDRVITLGDGVIASDTQTAKAA is encoded by the coding sequence GTGACTGACACCCCTAACACGCCCACACAAGCATCGGGTTCCGACCCGCTCGCAATTTCCGCCCGCAACCTGACCCTGACACTGGGCCAGGAAAAGCATCCGGTGGAGATCCTGAAGGGCATCGATCTGGATGTCGCATCGGGCGAAGTGCTCGCGCTGCTTGGCCCCTCCGGTTCGGGCAAAAGCTCGCTGATGGCCGTATTGTCTGGCCTCGAACGCGCAACCTCCGGCACGCTTAACGTTGCCGGAGCAGACTTCGTCGGCATGGACGAGGATGAGCTGGCACAAGCCCGTCGCGGCCGGATCGGGATTGTGCTGCAGGCTTTTCACCTGTTGCCGACCATGACTGCGACCGAAAATGTCGCCACTCCGATGGAGCTGGCGGGCGCAACTGGTGTACGTGACCGGGCACGCACAGAGCTGGAAGCTGTGGGCCTGGGCCATCGGCTTGACCATTATCCGACCCAGCTTTCGGGCGGCGAACAACAGCGCGTGGCCATTGCCCGCGCCACCGCGCCCCGCCCCGAATTGATTTTCGCCGACGAGCCGACCGGCAATCTGGACGCGGCAACCGGGGCCGAGATTATCGATATGTTGTTCAAACGTCGCGGCGAGACCGGGGCGACCCTGATCATCATCACGCATGATCCAAGCCTGGCGGAACGCTGCGATCGGGTCATCACGCTGGGCGATGGTGTGATTGCCAGCGATACGCAGACAGCCAAGGCGGCATGA
- a CDS encoding recombination protein F has translation MTLNFDANRLFAAAFAVALSAVAMATAIVPATPAGLIA, from the coding sequence ATGACCCTGAACTTCGATGCAAACCGCCTCTTCGCCGCCGCCTTCGCAGTTGCTCTTTCGGCAGTCGCAATGGCCACCGCAATCGTACCTGCCACCCCGGCCGGCCTGATCGCCTAA
- a CDS encoding MOSC domain-containing protein: MAYSPPSSAQIVSVSRHGEHGFSKQVCQQITLVAGLGVEGDAHQGAKVQHLSRVRADPEQPNLRQVHLIHAELFAQLHGKGFDIGPAELGENITTSGIDLLGLPRGTVLRLGDEAEIEVTGLRNPCAQIEAYQPGLLKAVLDTAPDGSLVRKAGIMAIVRHSGTVAAGDPVSVVLPPEPHQPLERV, translated from the coding sequence ATGGCATATTCCCCTCCATCCTCGGCGCAGATTGTGTCTGTCTCCCGCCACGGCGAGCATGGTTTTTCCAAGCAGGTATGTCAGCAAATCACGCTGGTGGCCGGATTGGGCGTGGAGGGTGATGCGCATCAGGGGGCGAAAGTGCAGCACCTGTCCCGCGTCAGGGCCGATCCTGAACAGCCCAATCTACGCCAGGTTCATCTGATCCATGCGGAGCTGTTTGCCCAGCTTCACGGCAAGGGCTTCGATATCGGGCCAGCGGAATTGGGCGAAAACATCACCACCAGCGGGATCGACCTTCTGGGTCTCCCGCGCGGCACGGTGCTGCGATTGGGGGACGAGGCCGAGATCGAAGTGACCGGCCTGCGCAACCCCTGCGCCCAGATCGAGGCGTACCAGCCCGGCTTGCTCAAGGCCGTGCTGGACACCGCACCCGACGGGAGCCTGGTCCGCAAGGCGGGGATCATGGCGATCGTGCGCCACTCCGGAACTGTCGCCGCCGGCGATCCCGTATCGGTCGTGCTGCCGCCAGAACCGCATCAGCCCCTTGAGCGGGTGTAG
- the recF gene encoding DNA replication/repair protein RecF (All proteins in this family for which functions are known are DNA-binding proteins that assist the filamentation of RecA onto DNA for the initiation of recombination or recombinational repair.): MALDRITLSRFRNHAHSALDGTAQFNLLVGENGAGKTNILEAISLLAPGRGLRRAALDAMASEAGDGGFTIGASLFAPDAAEPVQIGTAVDPARQGRRRVRVNGAESSAVSLGEWLAIGWLTPAMDGIFTGSAGDRRRFLDRMALALDPGHARQASRYEAALRERNRLLSDDAPPDPAWLDGIEAQMAEHGSALARGRARLVSALGETLAIHPDEPFARPLLSIQTDSPFEEGTLCEALKGNRTQDRRAGRTLIGPHRDDLAVIMAGKSAPAASCSTGEQKAMLIAMTLAHGELAARGRPGVLLLDEVAAHIDPVRRKALFDRLRDTGAQVWMTGTELGPFEAIQGDAAIWRVSDGALERLS, from the coding sequence ATGGCGCTCGACCGCATCACCCTTTCCCGCTTCCGCAATCACGCGCATTCCGCCCTTGACGGAACCGCGCAGTTCAACCTGCTCGTGGGGGAGAACGGTGCGGGGAAAACCAATATCCTCGAGGCGATTTCCTTGCTCGCACCGGGGCGCGGCCTGCGCCGCGCTGCGTTGGATGCCATGGCGAGTGAAGCAGGCGACGGCGGCTTTACCATTGGTGCGTCTCTCTTCGCGCCGGATGCGGCCGAGCCGGTCCAGATCGGAACCGCGGTTGATCCAGCCCGTCAGGGGCGGCGCAGGGTCCGGGTAAATGGCGCTGAAAGCAGTGCGGTATCTTTGGGAGAGTGGCTGGCGATCGGTTGGCTGACCCCGGCCATGGATGGCATATTCACCGGCAGCGCGGGCGACAGGCGTCGTTTCCTTGATCGCATGGCACTCGCACTCGATCCAGGTCATGCCCGCCAGGCCAGCCGCTATGAGGCTGCCCTGCGCGAACGCAATCGCCTGTTATCGGATGATGCCCCGCCCGATCCGGCTTGGCTGGACGGGATCGAGGCCCAGATGGCCGAACATGGCAGCGCGCTGGCCCGAGGCCGCGCGCGACTTGTCAGCGCACTGGGCGAAACTCTAGCCATACATCCGGATGAACCCTTTGCCCGCCCGCTCCTGTCGATCCAGACCGACAGTCCGTTTGAAGAAGGCACGCTGTGCGAGGCGCTCAAGGGCAACCGCACGCAAGACCGCCGCGCCGGACGCACCCTGATCGGGCCGCATCGTGATGATCTCGCAGTCATCATGGCGGGCAAGAGTGCCCCTGCCGCCAGTTGCTCCACCGGCGAGCAGAAAGCGATGTTGATCGCCATGACTCTGGCGCACGGCGAACTTGCTGCACGCGGGCGCCCCGGCGTGTTGCTGCTGGACGAAGTCGCTGCCCATATCGATCCGGTCCGCCGCAAAGCCTTGTTTGACCGGCTGCGCGATACCGGCGCACAAGTCTGGATGACCGGCACCGAGCTCGGGCCATTCGAGGCTATACAGGGTGACGCCGCAATCTGGCGCGTCAGCGATGGCGCGTTGGAACGGCTAAGCTAG
- a CDS encoding DUF805 domain-containing protein: MFAVLNLLVYLVIGGLTFGIGGGIDALSGVDPDDTMALYSGMFSGVGLLFALWGLIVFIPSIAVSVRRLHDRDMSGWWYLGFIVASLIPFIGFLASLAFLVLMFLPGTEGPNRFGPDPKNPNDASVFE, from the coding sequence ATGTTCGCCGTTCTCAACTTGCTGGTGTACCTCGTTATCGGGGGCCTGACATTTGGCATCGGTGGTGGAATTGATGCGCTTTCGGGCGTCGATCCGGACGATACCATGGCGCTGTATTCTGGCATGTTCAGTGGGGTTGGTTTGTTGTTCGCGCTATGGGGCCTGATCGTGTTCATCCCGAGCATCGCGGTCTCTGTTCGCCGGCTGCACGATCGCGATATGTCGGGTTGGTGGTATCTCGGATTTATTGTGGCCAGCCTGATCCCTTTCATTGGGTTTCTGGCGTCGCTCGCTTTCCTCGTGCTGATGTTCCTGCCCGGCACCGAAGGCCCCAACCGGTTCGGGCCTGATCCCAAAAATCCAAACGATGCGAGTGTTTTCGAGTAA
- a CDS encoding arylesterase — protein sequence MAFSRLSIPALALALAACGAEAPVADPQQQAQSGSPSNAEVPVMGPEKRILAFGDSLFAGYNVAKSDSYPAKLEVALRAQGVNARVTNAGVSGDTSAAGLQRFAFALDGMAQTPDLLILELGGNDLLRGLSPAETRSNLEEMIKQAQARGIAVLLMGMQSPPNMGAEFVEEFNGLYPALAEQYGTQFIPFWVAAVADKPELIQADRIHPTEEGIELLVSETLDEVTAALPETDG from the coding sequence ATGGCATTCAGTCGTTTGTCGATTCCCGCACTCGCACTGGCTTTGGCCGCGTGTGGAGCAGAGGCTCCAGTGGCCGATCCCCAGCAACAAGCGCAGTCCGGTTCGCCCTCCAACGCAGAAGTACCCGTAATGGGTCCCGAAAAGCGTATCCTCGCTTTCGGGGACAGCCTGTTTGCCGGTTACAACGTGGCCAAGAGCGATAGCTATCCGGCGAAACTGGAGGTTGCCCTGCGGGCGCAAGGGGTCAACGCACGGGTCACCAATGCCGGTGTATCGGGCGATACCAGCGCGGCCGGGCTGCAGCGGTTTGCCTTTGCGCTCGACGGTATGGCGCAGACGCCCGATCTGTTGATCCTCGAATTGGGCGGCAATGACCTGCTGCGGGGCCTTTCGCCGGCCGAAACACGCAGCAATCTGGAAGAAATGATCAAGCAAGCGCAGGCGCGCGGGATCGCCGTCTTGCTGATGGGAATGCAGTCTCCGCCCAATATGGGGGCAGAGTTCGTGGAAGAGTTCAACGGCCTTTATCCCGCACTGGCGGAGCAATATGGCACCCAATTCATCCCGTTCTGGGTGGCAGCCGTTGCCGACAAGCCGGAGCTGATCCAGGCGGATCGTATCCATCCGACCGAAGAAGGGATCGAGCTGCTGGTATCAGAAACGCTCGACGAAGTGACTGCAGCCCTGCCGGAGACTGACGGCTAG
- a CDS encoding ABC transporter permease encodes MSTTISWGTAWKLARRELNLRFKGLRLLLVCLFLGTGALAAIGTLTGAIEDELANRGQELLGGDLEVEIWQRSPNDAELAALEDYGEVSLGTRLQVVARNGDATAPVGLKSVGDNYPLYGELTLTDGRSVNAPAPGEAWVGQGAMDRLDIAIGDSFQIGTSTVTAAGVIDVEPDKLSEGFQLGPTIITDLQTPYDAGLIQPGAMYQSKSRIAFDGNQDPQVVQDALQEQFPLAGFDFRNRDRASPGADRFVGRMGEFLTLVGLAALVIAGIGIGGGVSSYLEARRSSIATLKVLGATSGDIVRIYALQIGLAALIGSAAGLAVGLAITPILGAALQGLLPVSSGFTFEPAALLLASAYGLLVAVVFAATPLLRARQFPAMALMRARIAPLARDTRALLWVGGGLVGIVALALLTSRDPLLAGGFLAGAAGMLLVLALLGWAIRTLSSKVGRPSNPLVRNALANLSRPGASTGALVTALGFGLSAFVLLAGIQTAIDGNIESSVPQEAPDYFVLDIPRDRVSEFEGVVQAQDADAMIRSVPALRGSVTAYGPENAMVQVAELESIPDGAWVLRGERGLTYSAKLPAGNSVVEGSWWDADYDGEPLVSVADDFAQAIDLEPGDRLTIALLGVERTVTVANTRSIDWESMGFNYALVFSPNALEDAPHNLAATIEFSRDDIPTGPLLRELVQTFPSSSVIEVGQVLVQARTIVGQVGIATLAAASVAVLAGLAVLLGAIAAARAARTYDTVVLRVLGASRGQILLMQLIEYALLALILAVVALAIGSGLAWLVITQLFEFDWLPDWSVVLAVLGAGLALVVGFALIGSLPLLRAKPAQALRAL; translated from the coding sequence ATGAGCACCACCATTTCCTGGGGCACCGCGTGGAAGCTGGCGCGGCGTGAGTTGAACCTGCGCTTCAAGGGCCTGCGCCTGTTGCTGGTGTGCCTGTTTCTGGGCACCGGGGCGCTCGCCGCAATCGGCACGCTGACCGGCGCGATCGAGGACGAGCTGGCCAATCGCGGGCAAGAACTGCTCGGCGGTGATCTGGAAGTCGAAATCTGGCAACGCAGCCCCAATGATGCGGAGCTGGCCGCGCTCGAAGACTATGGCGAAGTGTCGCTTGGTACCCGCTTGCAAGTAGTTGCCCGAAATGGCGACGCCACGGCGCCCGTGGGCCTCAAATCGGTAGGCGACAATTACCCGCTTTATGGCGAGCTGACCCTGACCGATGGACGCAGCGTCAATGCCCCTGCACCCGGCGAAGCGTGGGTCGGCCAAGGGGCTATGGACCGACTGGATATCGCCATCGGCGACAGCTTCCAGATCGGCACCTCGACTGTCACTGCAGCGGGGGTCATCGATGTCGAGCCGGATAAATTGTCCGAAGGTTTCCAATTGGGCCCGACCATCATCACCGATTTGCAGACGCCCTATGATGCCGGCCTGATCCAGCCCGGCGCGATGTACCAGAGCAAGTCGCGCATCGCCTTCGATGGCAATCAGGATCCGCAGGTTGTTCAGGATGCGCTGCAAGAGCAATTCCCGCTCGCCGGATTCGATTTCCGCAACCGTGATCGCGCCAGCCCGGGCGCAGACAGGTTTGTCGGCCGGATGGGCGAATTCCTGACCCTGGTCGGCCTTGCTGCGCTGGTGATTGCCGGGATCGGCATTGGCGGCGGTGTCTCCTCTTATCTCGAGGCGCGTCGAAGCAGTATTGCGACGCTGAAAGTCCTTGGTGCGACTAGCGGCGACATCGTGCGGATCTATGCGCTCCAGATCGGGCTGGCAGCCTTGATCGGTAGCGCAGCGGGCCTTGCAGTCGGCCTTGCTATTACGCCCATTCTCGGGGCTGCCCTGCAAGGATTGTTGCCGGTATCGAGCGGCTTTACCTTCGAACCGGCCGCGCTCTTGCTCGCCAGTGCCTATGGCTTGCTGGTGGCAGTGGTCTTTGCCGCAACGCCCCTGCTGCGCGCGCGCCAGTTCCCCGCCATGGCGTTGATGCGCGCTCGAATTGCCCCCCTCGCCCGCGATACCAGAGCCTTGCTGTGGGTCGGAGGCGGACTGGTCGGCATTGTCGCTCTCGCGCTGCTGACGTCGCGCGATCCGCTACTGGCAGGCGGCTTCCTGGCCGGAGCCGCTGGCATGCTGCTGGTGCTCGCCTTGCTCGGATGGGCGATCCGAACCCTCTCTTCCAAGGTCGGGCGACCGTCCAATCCGCTAGTGCGCAATGCGCTGGCCAATCTCTCGCGCCCGGGCGCATCGACTGGTGCGTTGGTAACAGCTTTGGGCTTCGGGCTTTCTGCCTTCGTCCTGCTTGCCGGGATTCAGACCGCCATTGACGGCAATATCGAAAGCAGCGTTCCGCAAGAGGCGCCGGACTATTTCGTGCTCGATATTCCGCGGGACCGGGTCAGTGAATTCGAAGGGGTCGTGCAAGCACAGGATGCCGACGCCATGATCCGCTCCGTCCCCGCCCTGCGCGGATCAGTGACTGCTTATGGTCCTGAAAATGCCATGGTGCAGGTAGCGGAACTGGAGAGCATTCCAGACGGCGCATGGGTGCTGCGCGGCGAGCGCGGCCTGACCTATTCGGCAAAGCTGCCCGCCGGCAATAGCGTCGTCGAGGGAAGCTGGTGGGATGCCGACTATGATGGCGAACCGCTGGTCTCAGTCGCCGATGATTTTGCTCAAGCGATCGATCTGGAACCGGGAGACCGCCTGACCATCGCGCTACTCGGCGTCGAACGCACTGTGACGGTGGCAAATACCCGCAGTATCGACTGGGAAAGCATGGGCTTCAATTACGCCCTCGTTTTCAGCCCCAATGCGCTGGAAGACGCCCCGCACAACCTTGCTGCAACGATCGAGTTTTCACGCGACGACATCCCAACCGGCCCGCTCTTGCGCGAACTGGTCCAGACCTTCCCGTCTAGCTCTGTCATCGAAGTGGGTCAGGTACTGGTGCAGGCCCGGACCATTGTCGGACAGGTGGGCATTGCCACGCTGGCGGCGGCCTCGGTCGCGGTGCTCGCCGGTCTTGCCGTCTTGCTCGGCGCGATTGCCGCAGCGCGGGCCGCACGGACCTACGACACTGTCGTGCTGCGCGTTCTGGGCGCGAGCCGTGGGCAGATCTTGCTGATGCAGCTGATCGAATATGCCTTGTTGGCGCTCATCCTGGCTGTCGTCGCACTGGCGATTGGCAGCGGGCTGGCGTGGCTGGTGATCACGCAATTGTTCGAATTCGACTGGTTGCCTGACTGGAGCGTGGTGTTGGCTGTACTCGGCGCGGGTCTCGCGTTGGTGGTTGGCTTTGCCCTGATCGGTTCGTTGCCGCTGTTGCGTGCCAAACCCGCACAGGCTCTGCGCGCATTGTAG